Proteins encoded within one genomic window of Gadus macrocephalus chromosome 16, ASM3116895v1:
- the wdr74 gene encoding WD repeat-containing protein 74, producing the protein MGEKSRLCRVWVGAETGILKGISPAKKQAFNFSETSSLSRDQEVRVLCWGDPAETEVLVGSVNGTVRTFSTEKGVFTETRQCGDADQGFFTGLAVADCGLVTCVETGRLRVWREESSSPVVDIDAGKNVCRMRQNAAQKNRVATGGKENGLKIWDLERPDTPVFTAKNLRDDWLDLKQPEWLRDAAFLPDSDKIVTCTGHHQVRVYDPSTPQRRPVLEVRYGEYPLTCLSLVAGAQSVVVGNTHGSLAVLDLRKGLVRGCLKGLQGGVRGLQCHPTLPLVASCGLDRFLRIHSLETRALEHKVYLKSRLNCLLLSSGALGEEVGGDVEEVKEEEDEVWQSMEKVEEKSKRKAPEEEEVEEEEEAVEVEVTQVTNSKKKKKKKGQK; encoded by the exons ATGGGAGAGAAGAGCCGGCTGTGCCGGGTGTGGGTGGGCGCGGAGACGGGGATTCTGAAGGGGATCAGCCCGGCAAAGAAACAAGCCTTTAACTTTTCCGAGACGAGCAGCCTGAGCCGAGACCAGGAGGTTCGGGTGCTGTGCTGGGGAGACCCTGCCGAGACGGAAGTGCTAGTGGGCTCCGTGAACGGGACCGTGCGGACGTTCAGCACCGAAAAGGGGGTCTTTACGGAGACCAGGCAGTGTGGGGACGCTGATCAGGGGTTCTTCACCGGGCTGGCGGTGGCGGACTGCGGCCTGGTGACATGCGTGGAGACGGGCCGGCTGCgtgtgtggagggaggagagcagCAGCCCCGTCGTTGACATCGACGCGGGGAAGAACGTGTGTCGTATGCGACAGAACGCTGCGCAGAAGAACCGAGTCGCCACGGGTGGAAAGGAGAACGGGCTGAAGATCTGGGACCTGGAGAGACCTGACACGCCGGTGTTCACAGCGAAGAACCTGCGGGACGATTGGCTCGACCTGAAGCAGCCAGAGTGGCTTCGGGACGCCGCGTTCCTCCCGGACTCCGACAAGATAGTGACGTGCACGGGGCATCACCAG GTGCGTGTGTACGACCCTTCCACCCCTCAGCGCAGGCCCGTTTTGGAGGTCCGCTACGGGGAGTACCCTCTCACCTGCCTGTCTCTGGTGGCCGGGGCGCAGTCGGTAGTGGTGGGCAACACCCACGGCAGCCTTGCGGTGCTGGACCTCAGGAAGGGGCTGGTGCGAGGTTGTCTAAAGGGGCTGCAGGGGGGGGTTCGGGGGCTGCAGTGCCACCCCACCCTGCCCCTGGTGGCCTCCTGCGGCCTGGATCGCTTCCTGCGCATCCACAGCCTGGAGACGCGTGCGCTGGAGCACAAAGTGTACCTCAAGTCCAGACTCAACTGCCTCCTGCTGTCCAGCGGAGCGCTCGGGGAGGAGGTCGGGGGGGacgtggaggaggtgaaggaggaggaggatgaggtgtgGCAGAgcatggagaaggtggaggagaagagcaaGCGAAAagccccagaggaggaggaggtagaggaggaggaggaggcggtagAGGTGGAAGTGACGCAGGTGACCAAcagtaagaagaagaagaagaagaaaggccAGAAGTGA